One Oceanicoccus sagamiensis genomic region harbors:
- a CDS encoding CocE/NonD family hydrolase, translated as MSVTTNSVNKILYVEHDTPSARSYPRVPESGRCYIAIKKLVIFLLLVTTMHKSYGLGIKYGADPRVAKIEIEQFDKEEKVYIPMRDGINLSADIFFPKSERKNLPTILIRTPYDFELSWNAVLYSHWLKNGYLVIFQYERGTHWSEGRYDEFLPEAKKDGYDTLEWIAKQPWSNGHIGTFGCSSAAENQLGLATLDHPAHKAMIPVAPGVGVGQIGPFYEQGNFYRGGALQSILLGWYKDHGHQHRPQFSGNLSQQERINLAEKYRLQPQQPEPEKAINLDDSFESLPVSGIMKSIGSPETPIDRYIQRTPADPEWENLDLAREGDRFGVPALWVFSWYDTTVAPNIALYNYVQNNAFDSKTVNNQFMLIAPGMHCTQGLETEQTTVGDRDLGDARFDYLKLYTDWFDYWLKGTNNKITKRKKVQLYTMGDNQWRSFDQWPVKNLHYRRYYLNSDGRANSRYGTGKLQLTPVPETGSNAKSDQFVYDPANPVRSRLRFGAGGMMAVGGYGPFNQAEVESRYDVLVYSSEPLNDDVNITGPIEAELYVSSDVLDTDITLKLVDVAPDGTAYQLDDSIQRLRYREGYDKAVFMEKDKVYKVKIGPMATSNVFKAGHQIRIEITGSNFPKYFRNLNTGGDNVNESQWRIARTRIYHSEKYPSHITLPVLKSRGLSVLDNYIPN; from the coding sequence ATGAGTGTCACCACAAACAGCGTCAATAAAATATTGTACGTAGAACATGACACCCCTTCTGCTCGGAGTTATCCGCGAGTACCTGAATCCGGCAGATGCTATATAGCAATAAAAAAATTAGTCATTTTTTTATTGCTAGTAACTACGATGCACAAAAGCTATGGACTGGGCATAAAATATGGCGCTGATCCGCGTGTGGCAAAAATTGAAATTGAGCAATTTGATAAAGAGGAGAAAGTGTACATTCCTATGCGGGATGGAATAAATCTCTCTGCCGATATATTTTTCCCGAAGAGTGAAAGAAAAAATCTCCCGACCATCCTTATTCGGACGCCTTATGATTTTGAATTGTCCTGGAATGCAGTGCTTTATTCTCACTGGTTAAAAAACGGTTACCTTGTGATATTTCAGTATGAACGAGGAACACACTGGTCTGAAGGAAGATACGATGAATTTCTTCCAGAAGCAAAAAAGGATGGCTATGACACCCTGGAATGGATTGCCAAACAACCCTGGTCGAACGGTCATATAGGAACCTTCGGTTGCTCCTCCGCAGCTGAAAATCAATTGGGCCTGGCTACCTTAGACCACCCTGCACACAAAGCCATGATTCCTGTGGCTCCCGGCGTAGGCGTTGGTCAGATAGGCCCGTTTTATGAGCAGGGGAATTTCTATCGAGGCGGTGCTCTGCAATCCATCCTGCTTGGGTGGTATAAAGATCATGGCCACCAACATCGTCCACAATTCTCTGGCAATCTTTCACAGCAAGAGCGAATCAACCTGGCGGAAAAATACCGTTTGCAACCACAACAACCCGAACCCGAAAAAGCCATCAATCTTGATGATAGCTTCGAGAGCTTACCGGTGAGTGGCATTATGAAAAGCATCGGTAGTCCAGAGACCCCCATCGATCGCTATATACAACGTACACCCGCTGACCCTGAGTGGGAAAACCTAGACTTGGCTAGAGAAGGTGACCGTTTCGGAGTCCCTGCTTTATGGGTTTTCTCTTGGTACGATACGACGGTAGCGCCCAATATTGCGCTATATAATTACGTCCAGAATAATGCATTTGACTCAAAAACCGTTAACAATCAGTTTATGCTTATTGCACCCGGTATGCACTGTACTCAGGGCTTAGAAACAGAGCAGACGACGGTCGGTGATCGTGATTTAGGTGATGCCCGTTTTGATTACTTAAAGCTGTATACCGACTGGTTTGATTATTGGCTTAAAGGTACGAACAATAAGATTACAAAACGCAAAAAGGTCCAACTCTACACAATGGGTGATAACCAGTGGCGCTCTTTTGATCAGTGGCCCGTTAAAAACCTTCACTATCGTCGTTATTACCTGAACAGTGATGGCCGTGCCAATAGTCGTTATGGCACAGGAAAATTACAACTGACCCCAGTTCCAGAAACCGGTAGTAACGCTAAAAGCGATCAATTTGTTTATGACCCTGCTAATCCGGTTCGATCCAGACTCCGATTTGGCGCTGGCGGTATGATGGCCGTGGGTGGCTACGGCCCCTTTAATCAGGCTGAAGTGGAATCCCGTTACGATGTCTTAGTCTATTCCTCAGAGCCCTTAAATGACGATGTCAATATCACAGGCCCGATTGAAGCTGAGCTATACGTTTCTTCCGATGTCCTCGATACTGACATTACACTTAAGTTGGTTGACGTCGCGCCAGATGGAACGGCCTATCAGCTTGACGATAGCATCCAGCGACTTCGTTATCGAGAGGGCTATGACAAGGCCGTGTTTATGGAAAAAGACAAAGTCTATAAAGTAAAAATTGGCCCCATGGCCACCAGCAATGTATTTAAAGCCGGGCACCAAATTCGAATTGAAATTACGGGTAGCAATTTCCCCAAATATTTTCGAAATCTCAATACAGGTGGCGATAACGTTAACGAAAGTCAGTGGCGAATCGCGCGCACTCGTATTTACCATTCAGAGAAATACCCCTCTCATATTACGCTCCCTGTTCTGAAAAGTAGAGGACTTTCAGTCCTCGATAATTATATACCCAATTAA
- a CDS encoding alpha/beta hydrolase, with product MNLHGGGFTSGSRTNSQIESIPISAVGRTKVISVDYRLAPEHTYPAATEDVVNVYKELLSQYDSNCIGIYGSSAGGILTSQVVAHLLAEKLPLPGAIGMFFAAAYYWNAGDSGYFAEAIVNDPHESPQENPYFEKISKNDLTPFPGYSLETLTQFPPSLLISSTRDEALSSVVHTHSRLRQLGVQADLNVWEGLNHVFLYNSNFSESREAYQIIVDHFHKHLGE from the coding sequence ATCAATCTTCATGGAGGGGGGTTTACGTCTGGCTCTCGTACTAATAGCCAAATTGAGTCTATTCCAATTTCCGCTGTGGGTAGAACAAAAGTCATTAGTGTGGACTATCGATTAGCACCAGAACACACATATCCTGCTGCAACTGAAGATGTTGTTAATGTTTATAAAGAGCTATTAAGCCAGTATGATAGCAACTGCATCGGTATTTATGGTAGCTCAGCGGGTGGTATTTTAACTTCACAAGTTGTTGCCCATTTGCTGGCTGAAAAGCTGCCTTTACCTGGCGCTATTGGTATGTTTTTCGCAGCAGCATACTATTGGAATGCAGGGGACTCAGGCTACTTCGCTGAAGCGATTGTTAACGACCCTCATGAATCACCGCAAGAAAACCCGTATTTTGAAAAAATATCAAAGAATGATCTCACTCCATTTCCTGGTTATTCGTTAGAAACGCTTACACAATTCCCACCTTCACTTCTCATAAGCTCAACCAGAGATGAAGCCCTAAGCTCCGTAGTTCATACCCACTCGCGATTAAGGCAACTTGGTGTACAAGCTGACCTTAATGTTTGGGAGGGCCTAAACCATGTATTTCTTTATAATTCTAATTTTTCAGAATCCAGAGAAGCATACCAAATTATTGTTGATCACTTTCATAAACATTTAGGTGAATAA
- a CDS encoding Lrp/AsnC family transcriptional regulator, which yields MLNNKLDHIDIHILAVLQTNGRIKNLVLADKVNLSPSPCLQRVKRLEQLGYILHYGAEIDINKITNTVDIFTEITISEHTPADHQHFDVEIAKIPQVIECFQVSGGYDYLTHFMCKSIQDYQRVIQKILNSDMKVNKYFSYVVMKPIVKRRPGPLKQLAEKESGI from the coding sequence ATGTTAAATAATAAACTCGACCACATCGACATTCATATCCTTGCTGTATTACAGACCAATGGACGTATCAAAAATTTGGTCTTGGCCGATAAAGTCAATCTTTCCCCAAGCCCTTGTTTACAGCGGGTTAAACGACTTGAGCAGCTGGGCTATATTCTGCACTACGGTGCAGAAATCGATATCAATAAAATTACCAATACGGTGGATATCTTTACAGAGATCACAATTTCCGAGCACACTCCGGCTGATCACCAACACTTCGATGTTGAGATTGCCAAGATACCTCAGGTCATCGAGTGTTTTCAGGTCTCTGGTGGCTACGACTATCTGACCCATTTTATGTGCAAAAGCATTCAGGATTACCAGCGAGTTATTCAAAAAATTCTGAATTCAGATATGAAGGTCAACAAATACTTTAGCTATGTGGTGATGAAACCCATAGTGAAGCGCCGTCCTGGACCTTTAAAACAACTAGCGGAAAAGGAAAGTGGAATATAA
- a CDS encoding aminotransferase, with protein sequence MTSIIYPTTNFKATEQFFIERGEGVYVFDNKGNKYIEGLAGLWCTSLGYGNRELIDTASEQMSKLAYTHMFGGKTHQVAIDLAEKLTAMLPVEDAKVFFGNSGSDANDTQMKLIHYYFDAIGMPEKRKIIARERSYHGVTIASASLTGLSVNQIGFDLPIDALGVLRTDAPHYYRGAQIGETESDFVSRIVNNLEQLILKEGPDTIAAFIAEPITGASGVIVPPDGYYQKVEDVLNKYNIFFWADEVINGFGRTGQDFGSNTMGIKPDMMTLAKQLSSAYVPISASVIRGDLYEAMVEQSAKMGVFGHGYTYSGHPVACAVALKTLEIYERDNIFERAAQVGEYFQNRLRELEQHPLVGEVRGKGLLAAVELVANKTSRQAFEGGGIGAFAQQACQNNGLIVRAVAGSSIAFCPPLIITKRQIDEMIGKFSKSLNEILDFIVKERLLSE encoded by the coding sequence ATGACCTCTATTATCTACCCCACCACAAACTTTAAAGCCACCGAGCAATTCTTTATTGAGCGAGGTGAAGGCGTTTATGTGTTCGACAACAAAGGCAATAAGTATATCGAAGGCCTCGCCGGTCTCTGGTGTACCTCCTTGGGCTACGGCAACAGGGAGTTGATTGATACTGCCAGTGAGCAGATGTCCAAACTAGCCTACACGCATATGTTTGGTGGCAAGACTCATCAGGTAGCTATTGACCTGGCGGAAAAACTCACCGCAATGCTACCGGTAGAAGATGCCAAGGTATTTTTCGGCAACTCCGGCAGTGATGCCAATGACACCCAAATGAAACTGATACATTATTACTTCGACGCTATTGGCATGCCTGAGAAGCGCAAGATTATCGCCCGTGAACGTTCTTACCACGGTGTGACAATTGCCTCAGCTTCCCTGACGGGTTTGTCAGTCAACCAAATTGGTTTCGATTTACCCATTGATGCCTTAGGAGTACTACGCACCGATGCGCCACACTACTACCGAGGGGCTCAGATCGGCGAGACCGAATCGGATTTTGTTTCACGTATTGTCAACAACCTAGAACAACTAATACTCAAGGAAGGCCCAGATACTATTGCGGCATTTATTGCTGAACCCATTACTGGTGCTAGCGGTGTCATCGTTCCTCCAGATGGATATTATCAGAAGGTAGAAGACGTACTAAATAAGTACAATATTTTCTTCTGGGCTGACGAGGTGATCAACGGCTTCGGTCGCACTGGTCAGGACTTTGGCTCCAATACAATGGGTATCAAGCCCGATATGATGACTCTGGCCAAGCAACTTTCATCGGCCTATGTACCTATCAGTGCTTCTGTCATTCGCGGCGACCTCTATGAAGCAATGGTTGAGCAAAGTGCTAAGATGGGCGTATTCGGTCATGGCTACACCTACTCAGGTCACCCGGTAGCTTGCGCGGTTGCACTAAAGACTCTGGAGATTTATGAGCGCGACAACATCTTTGAACGGGCAGCCCAAGTCGGTGAATATTTCCAGAACCGCCTGCGTGAGCTGGAGCAGCACCCGCTAGTGGGTGAAGTGCGAGGCAAAGGCCTACTTGCCGCCGTAGAGCTTGTCGCCAACAAAACGTCCCGACAGGCTTTTGAGGGAGGGGGCATAGGTGCCTTCGCTCAGCAGGCCTGCCAAAATAATGGTCTGATTGTACGTGCCGTAGCTGGCTCCTCCATCGCCTTTTGTCCACCACTGATAATTACCAAACGTCAAATAGATGAAATGATAGGGAAGTTTAGTAAGTCCCTGAATGAGATACTGGATTTTATTGTGAAAGAAAGACTACTTTCCGAATAA
- a CDS encoding NAD-dependent succinate-semialdehyde dehydrogenase, whose translation MNLPLNDPSLLKNQGYLNGEWVNGDSGDTFPVFNPATGEEITRVANMGTIDTRRAIDAAKAAMKEWQKKSAKERSTVLRHWYNLIITNQEDLAVIMTSEQGKVLAESRGEVAYGASFIEWFAEEAKRVYGDVIPTPQTDNRAIVIKQPVGVVAAITPWNFPNAMITRKVGPALAAGCAIVIKPAEETPLSALALAKLAQCAGLPAGLLNILPSKNSREIGAEMTGNPFVKKLSFTGSTPVGKALMKRCSDTVKRTSMELGGNAPVIIFDDADLDKAVAGAAASKYRNSGQTCICINRILVQDTIYDAFVEKFAALVKTYKIGNGLDKSSTHGPVVNKTAIGDIQVLVDEALEKGAVAIVGGKPSDQDGYFYEPTILTHVSDSMRVFREEIFGPVAPIFSFSSEQEAIAMANDTEFGLASYIYTRDQGRVWRVSEAIECGMVGVNETAITSEVIPFGGIKESGQGREGSKYGLDDYLEIKYICMGDLHA comes from the coding sequence ATGAATTTACCACTGAACGATCCCAGCTTGTTAAAAAACCAAGGCTACCTCAATGGCGAATGGGTCAATGGCGATAGCGGTGACACCTTTCCAGTCTTCAACCCTGCTACAGGTGAAGAAATTACCCGAGTAGCCAATATGGGGACCATCGACACACGTCGTGCCATCGATGCGGCGAAAGCAGCTATGAAAGAATGGCAAAAAAAATCCGCTAAAGAACGCTCGACTGTACTACGCCATTGGTACAATCTGATTATTACCAATCAGGAAGATCTAGCTGTAATTATGACGTCTGAACAAGGTAAAGTGTTGGCTGAATCCCGTGGGGAAGTGGCTTACGGTGCTTCCTTTATTGAATGGTTCGCGGAAGAAGCCAAGCGTGTTTACGGCGATGTGATCCCTACACCACAAACCGACAACCGCGCTATTGTGATCAAACAGCCCGTAGGTGTAGTAGCCGCAATTACCCCCTGGAATTTCCCCAATGCCATGATCACTCGTAAGGTGGGTCCAGCCTTGGCGGCAGGTTGTGCTATCGTGATTAAACCTGCCGAAGAAACACCACTGTCAGCTCTGGCTTTAGCCAAGCTGGCCCAATGCGCTGGTCTTCCCGCCGGGCTATTAAACATTCTGCCCAGCAAAAACTCACGTGAGATAGGCGCAGAAATGACGGGTAATCCCTTCGTCAAAAAACTTTCGTTTACCGGTTCTACCCCGGTGGGAAAAGCCTTGATGAAACGATGCTCAGATACTGTCAAACGCACGTCTATGGAGTTGGGTGGCAATGCGCCAGTGATCATTTTCGACGATGCAGACTTAGACAAAGCGGTCGCTGGAGCGGCGGCTTCCAAGTATCGAAACTCTGGGCAGACTTGTATTTGTATCAACCGTATTCTAGTGCAGGACACGATTTACGATGCCTTTGTGGAGAAATTCGCCGCTCTAGTCAAAACCTACAAGATTGGTAATGGTCTAGACAAGAGCAGCACTCATGGCCCAGTGGTTAACAAAACTGCCATTGGAGATATCCAGGTCTTAGTGGATGAGGCATTGGAAAAAGGTGCAGTTGCTATTGTTGGCGGCAAACCCAGCGACCAGGACGGTTACTTCTACGAGCCCACGATACTCACCCATGTCTCTGATAGTATGCGCGTATTCCGCGAGGAGATATTCGGCCCGGTAGCCCCTATTTTTAGTTTCAGCTCCGAGCAAGAAGCCATCGCTATGGCCAACGACACTGAATTTGGTCTGGCCTCCTATATTTATACACGCGATCAGGGCCGCGTGTGGCGTGTATCCGAGGCTATCGAATGTGGCATGGTCGGCGTCAACGAAACTGCAATCACTTCGGAAGTGATTCCCTTCGGCGGTATTAAGGAGTCTGGCCAAGGGCGCGAAGGTTCCAAGTACGGCCTCGATGATTATCTTGAAATAAAATATATCTGTATGGGCGATTTACATGCCTGA
- a CDS encoding tartrate dehydrogenase, producing MIILKIAVIPGDGIGREVIPEGIRVLEQAGKIHGIEFHWTHFNWSCETYHQTGYMMPADAIEQLRAFDAIYLGAVGFPGVPDHISLWGLLIPIRREFDQYINLRPVRLFEGVPCPLAGKKPGDIDMIVVRENVEGEYSNIGGIQYAGTEHEIVIQQSLLTRRGIDRVFKYAFELAQTRAAKHVSSATKSNGIIHTMPFWDKRFAEMGKEYPAIKTDQYHIDIMTANFVLKPEHYDVVVGSNLFGDILSDLGPAITGTIAIAPSANINPEKNFPSMFEPVHGSAPDIAGQNIANPIGAVWAGAMMLQHLGHHQAYNTIMAAIEEVLSESRNLTCDMGGQASTQELGRAVARAII from the coding sequence ATGATCATACTGAAAATCGCAGTTATCCCCGGCGATGGTATTGGCAGGGAAGTGATACCCGAAGGTATTCGGGTGTTGGAGCAAGCTGGAAAAATCCACGGTATTGAGTTTCACTGGACCCATTTCAACTGGTCTTGTGAAACTTATCATCAAACCGGATACATGATGCCTGCAGACGCCATAGAGCAGCTGCGAGCATTTGACGCTATTTATCTGGGTGCCGTAGGATTTCCAGGTGTACCTGATCATATATCTTTGTGGGGCTTGCTGATTCCCATTCGTCGGGAGTTTGACCAGTACATTAACTTGAGGCCAGTACGCCTATTCGAAGGTGTACCATGCCCTCTCGCTGGTAAGAAGCCCGGTGATATTGATATGATTGTGGTACGGGAGAACGTCGAGGGCGAGTACTCTAATATCGGCGGTATTCAGTATGCGGGAACCGAACACGAAATCGTAATTCAGCAAAGCCTCCTTACTCGTCGTGGCATTGACCGAGTGTTCAAGTATGCCTTCGAGTTGGCCCAGACCCGAGCGGCCAAGCATGTGAGTTCGGCCACTAAGTCCAATGGCATTATCCACACCATGCCTTTCTGGGATAAGCGCTTTGCGGAAATGGGCAAGGAATACCCCGCGATTAAAACCGACCAATACCACATCGATATTATGACTGCTAACTTTGTGCTTAAACCAGAGCACTACGATGTAGTTGTGGGCTCCAACCTATTCGGCGATATCCTCTCCGACTTGGGTCCTGCTATTACCGGAACCATAGCTATAGCACCGTCAGCGAACATTAATCCCGAGAAAAATTTCCCTTCAATGTTTGAGCCGGTACACGGTTCTGCACCTGATATCGCTGGGCAAAACATTGCCAACCCCATTGGTGCCGTATGGGCCGGAGCCATGATGCTACAGCATCTGGGACACCATCAGGCGTATAACACCATTATGGCTGCTATTGAAGAAGTCTTGAGTGAAAGTAGAAATCTAACTTGCGATATGGGGGGCCAGGCTAGCACTCAGGAATTAGGTCGAGCAGTAGCAAGAGCGATTATTTAG
- a CDS encoding glycine cleavage T C-terminal barrel domain-containing protein, which yields MVVTNNDSAYHTALELHAAGQTVAAIVDTRASPNGPLQQAVIEKHLPLYCGYTVQTLIGRRAVRAVQLAEHLGDGHLGKTGPTLPCDVVAISGGWNPTLHLYSQAGGSLTFDDAKACFVPRQCAQAVTVVGAANGDMTLQACLDSGYREGAAVVAVPRLTSERCAEPVQQAMEPYWSTKGVATHKQWLDFQYDVTVADIELAARENLLSIEHVKRYTTNGMSVDQGKTSNVNALAVMAELSGRSMPQVGTTKFRPPYQPVTLGTIAGRKIGEHYAPRQLMPAHAWHQAHGGQMQDYGWMRPDYYLRPGEDEQAAIRREVLVVRKGVGMFDGSPLGKLEVKGPDAAIFLNRIYVNNALTLKPGFARYGLMCNEQGVVIDDGVFVRLAEDHFMVHTTSGGAVRIFQWMEEWLHCEWLDLEVAVNNVTTQWANVTVSGPKARQVVEQLDTDIDFSREAFPHMQFRTGTIEGVPARVLRASFTGEVTYEISVPARYGLALWETIDERGQAFAITPYGVESLMALRTEKGYLHVGVDTDGTTNPLDLGWGVPISKKVADFIGCRSLQRPNDQRTDRLQFVGLTAVDPQQALPLGGHIIDGAHPKMPTSSQGYVTSVCLSPTLNCSIGLGLVKNARQRMNEKVYVYARGKTVAATLVSPTHFDGKGERLNG from the coding sequence GTGGTGGTAACCAACAACGACAGTGCTTACCACACCGCGCTTGAGCTGCATGCGGCGGGGCAGACGGTAGCGGCCATCGTGGATACCCGTGCATCGCCCAATGGCCCCTTACAGCAAGCGGTGATAGAAAAACACCTACCGCTGTATTGTGGTTATACCGTACAAACACTGATCGGTCGTCGGGCCGTTAGAGCGGTGCAACTGGCCGAACATCTGGGCGATGGACACTTGGGTAAAACCGGCCCAACACTACCCTGTGATGTCGTGGCGATCTCGGGCGGTTGGAACCCCACCCTCCATCTTTACTCACAAGCCGGCGGGTCGCTGACCTTTGATGATGCAAAGGCTTGTTTTGTCCCCAGGCAATGTGCACAGGCGGTCACGGTGGTGGGTGCGGCCAATGGGGACATGACCTTGCAGGCGTGTCTGGACAGTGGCTATCGCGAGGGTGCCGCTGTGGTCGCCGTGCCACGCCTGACGTCAGAACGCTGCGCAGAGCCGGTTCAGCAAGCCATGGAGCCCTATTGGTCTACCAAAGGGGTCGCCACCCACAAACAGTGGCTGGATTTTCAGTACGATGTCACGGTGGCGGATATTGAGTTGGCGGCGAGAGAAAATTTGCTCTCCATTGAGCATGTCAAACGCTACACCACCAATGGCATGAGTGTCGATCAAGGCAAAACCAGCAATGTCAATGCACTGGCGGTGATGGCCGAGCTCAGTGGCCGCTCAATGCCTCAGGTGGGTACCACTAAATTTCGTCCGCCGTATCAACCGGTCACCCTGGGCACGATTGCCGGCCGAAAAATCGGTGAGCACTATGCGCCGCGACAGCTGATGCCAGCTCATGCCTGGCATCAGGCTCACGGGGGCCAAATGCAAGATTATGGTTGGATGCGCCCCGATTATTATTTGCGCCCCGGCGAAGATGAGCAAGCGGCGATTCGTCGTGAAGTCCTAGTGGTGCGCAAGGGCGTTGGCATGTTCGACGGCTCTCCACTGGGCAAACTGGAAGTTAAAGGCCCGGATGCCGCCATCTTTCTCAACCGTATTTATGTCAACAATGCCTTAACGCTGAAACCGGGGTTTGCTCGTTACGGGTTAATGTGTAATGAGCAGGGTGTGGTCATTGACGACGGGGTGTTTGTACGCCTGGCCGAGGATCATTTTATGGTGCACACCACAAGTGGCGGCGCCGTACGGATTTTTCAGTGGATGGAAGAGTGGCTGCACTGTGAATGGCTGGACCTTGAGGTTGCGGTTAACAATGTGACGACACAATGGGCCAACGTGACGGTCAGTGGCCCTAAAGCACGGCAGGTTGTAGAACAATTAGATACGGATATCGACTTTTCCCGTGAGGCGTTTCCACATATGCAGTTTCGCACCGGCACCATTGAAGGTGTGCCCGCCAGAGTGCTGCGAGCCAGCTTTACCGGTGAGGTGACTTATGAAATCAGCGTGCCCGCCCGCTATGGTTTGGCATTGTGGGAAACGATTGATGAACGGGGCCAGGCATTTGCTATTACCCCTTACGGGGTTGAGTCTCTGATGGCCCTACGGACAGAAAAGGGCTACCTCCATGTAGGGGTGGATACTGACGGTACCACCAACCCCTTAGACCTTGGCTGGGGTGTACCGATCAGCAAAAAAGTGGCTGACTTTATCGGCTGCCGCTCTTTGCAGCGTCCGAATGATCAGCGAACTGATCGCTTGCAGTTTGTGGGATTAACAGCTGTTGACCCCCAGCAAGCCCTCCCCTTGGGCGGGCATATTATCGATGGTGCTCACCCGAAGATGCCAACGTCCTCCCAGGGTTACGTGACATCGGTGTGCCTGAGTCCCACACTGAATTGCTCGATTGGTTTGGGTCTGGTAAAAAACGCACGCCAGCGCATGAATGAAAAGGTGTATGTATACGCTCGAGGGAAAACCGTTGCGGCCACACTGGTTTCCCCCACCCATTTTGATGGTAAAGGGGAGCGACTCAATGGCTAA